ACTTTCGTGGGGGGACTGAGGGCGCGTCAGCCTGACTTGCCCAGGCGGCTGTTGCGTCGGCCGTAGAGGAAGTACACGACCACACCGACGGCCATCCAGATGGCGAAGCGCAGCCAGGTCTCGGCCGGCAGGTTGAGCATCAGCCACAGGGAGGCGAGCACGGACAGAGCCGGCAGCCAGGGCACCAGCGGGGTGCGGAAGGCCCTGTGGAGGTCGGGGCGGGTGCGGCGCAGGATGACGACGCCGATCGCGACGACGACGAAGGCGAAGAGTGTGCCGATGTTCACCAGTGAGGCCAGCTCCTCGATGCTGGTGAAGCCCGCGACGATCGCGATGACCACACCGAGCAGCACCGTCGAGCGGTACGGGGTACGGAACTTGGGGTGGACGCGGGAGAAGAACCGTGGGAGCAGTCCGTCACGGCTCATCGCGAAGAACACCCGGGTCTGGCCGAGCAGCAGGATCATGCAGACGGTGGTGAGGCCGACGGCGGCTCCGAAGCTGATGACGCCCGCGTAGAACGGGTGCCCGGTGGCCTTGAAGGCGTCGGCGAGCGGTGCGTCCACGGTGAGTCGGGTGTAGTGCTGCATGCCGGTGACGACGATGGACACGGCGACGTAGAGCACGGTGCAGATGATCAGTGAGCCGAGGATGCCGCGCGGCATGTCGCGCTGCGGCATCTTCGTCTCCTCGGCGGCGGTGGCGACGATGTCGAAGCCGATGAAGGCGAAGAAGACGACGGAGGCGGCGGTGAAGATGCCCATGACGCCGAAGTTGGTGGGCGCGTAGCCGAACATGAGCTGGATCAGCGGGGAGTCGAGACCGGCGCCGGCGGGCTGCTCCTGGGCCTTGGGGATGAACGGCGAGTAGTTCTTGGAGTCGATGAAGAACGCGCCGGCGATGATGACGATCAGGACGACGGCCACCTTGATCGCCACGACGACCGCGGTGACACGGGCGGAGAGCTTCATACCGAGGACGAGGATGCCGGTCAGCAGGAGGACCAGGAGGAACGCCAGCAGGTCGAAGCCGAAGCCGGTCTCCTCGTTGGTGCCGGCGAGCGAGTCGGGCATGTGCCAGCCCGCGTTGTCGAGGAGCGACTGCACGTAGCCGGACCAGCCGACGGCCACCACGGCGGTGGCCAGGGCGAATTCGAGGACCAGGTCCCAGCCGATGATCCAGGCGGGCAGTTCGCCGAGTGAGGCGTAGCTGAAGGTGTACGCGGACCCGGCCACGGGGACGGTCGAGGCGAACTCCGCGTAGCAGACGGCCGCGAGGGCGCAGACGATGCCGGCGGCGACGAAGGCGAGGGCGGTGGCGGGACCCGCGTTGTCCTTGGCGACGGCGCCGGTGAGGACGAAGATACCGGTGCCGATGATGACCCCGACACCGAAGACCGTCAGATCGAGCGCGGAGAGCGACTTCCTGAGCGCGTGCTCCGGCTCCTCGGTGTCCTGGATGGACTGCTCGACGGTTTTCGTGCGGAACATCGAGTTTCTTCTGGGCCCCGAGTCGTGCTGGGTGCTCACCGGTGTACCTCCGAGTGTGGTTGCCGCCATGATCGAGAGGTGGTCGGCGGCCGGGCACCCGGAAAGGCCCTTTTTCACACGGATGAGCCGGTCGGACCACCCGTACAGGGAGTCCGGCCGGCTCATCCGCCGTTCTGTGCGCCCGTGTCAGTCGCGGGCGATCTCCTCGGCCGACAACTCGCCGGACAGGCGGCCGTCGATCTTCGACACAAGTCCGGTGACCTGGCGGGCGATGTCCGGCGCCGTCAGGCCGATCTCGGCGAGCAGTTCCTTGCGTGACGCGTGGTCGAGGAAGCGCGCCGGGATACCGAAGTCCCGCAGCGGGATGTCGACCCCGGCGTCCCGCAGGGACTGGGCGACGGCCGAACCGACGCCGCCCGCACGGCTGTTGTCCTCGACGGTGACGACGACACGGTGTCCCTCGGCGAGCGGCGCGAGCGCCTCGTCGACGGGCTTGACCCAGCGCGGGTCGACGACTGTCGTCGAGATGCCCTGCTTGTCGAGGAGATCGGCGATCTCCAGACACATCGGGGCGAGCGCGCCGACCGACACGAGGAGCACGTCGGCCCCGCCGGTGCCCTCAGCCGGCCTGCGCAGCACGTCCATGCCGCCGACCTTGCCCACGGCGGCGACCGCGGGGCCGACTGCGCCCTTGGAGAAGCGCACCACGGTCGGCGCGTCGTCGACCTGGACGGCTTCCCGGAGTTGGGCCCTGACCTGGTCGGCGTCGCGCGGGGCGGCGATGCGCAGATTGGGCACGCACTGGAGGATCGACATGTCCCACATGCCGTTGTGGGAGGCGCCGTCGGTGCCGGTGATTCCGGCGCGGTCGAGGACGAACGTCACGCCACAGTCGTGCAGGGCGACGTCCATCAGGACCTGGTCGAAGGCGCGGTTGAGGAACGTCGCGTAGACGGCGAAGACGGGGTGCAGTCCGCCGGTGGCGAGGCCTGCCGCCGACACCGCGCCGTGCTGCTCGGCGATCCCCACGTCGTACACCCGGTCCGGGAACGCCTTGGCGAACTTCTCCAGGCCGACGGGCTGGAGCATGGCGGCCGTGATGGCGACGATGTCGGCGCGCTCGTTGCCGAGTTTGACCATCTCCTCGCCGAACACCGAGGTCCAGTCGACGCCCGAACTGGCGATCGGCAGGCCGGTGTCGGGGTGGATCTTGCCGACGGCGTGGAAGCGGTCGGCCTCGTCCTGGAGCGCGGGCTGGTAGCCGCGGCCCTTCTCGGTGAGGCAGTGGATGATGACGGGGCCGCCGAAGCGCTTGGCGCGCTGGAGGGCCGATTCCAGGGCCTCCAGGTCGTGTCCGTCGATCGGGCCCACGTACTTCAGGCCGAGGTCCTCGAACATGCCCTGGGGGGCGATGAAGTCCTTGAGGCCCTTCTTCGCGCCGTGCAGCGTCTCGTAGAGAGGCCGGCCGACGACCGGGGTGCGCTCCAGGATGTCCTTGCCGCGGGCCAGGAAGCGCTCGTAGCCGTCGGTGGTGCGCAGGGTCGCGAGATGGTTCGCGAGGCCGCCGATGGTGGGCGCGTAGGAGCGCTCGTTGTCGTTGACGACGATGACGAGCGGGCGGTCCTTGGCGGCGGCGATGTTGTTCAGCGCCTCCCAGGCCATACCGCCGGTGAGCGCGCCGTCGCCGATGACGGCGACCACGTGGTCCTCGCGGCCCAGGACCTGGTTGGCCTTGGCGAGGCCGTCGGCCCAGCCGAGGACCGTCGAGGCGTGTGAGTTCTCGATGATGTCGTGCTCGGACTCGGCCCTGGACGGGTAGCCGGACAGACCGCCCTTGCCCTTGAGCTTGGAGAAGTCCTGACGTCCCGTGAGCAGCTTGTGCACATAGGACTGGTGGCCGGTGTCGAAGAGGACCTTGTCCTTCGGCGAGTCGAAGACCCGGTGCAGGGCGATCGTCAGCTCGACGACCCCGAGGTTGGGGCCGAGGTGCCCGCCGGTCTTGGAGACGGCGTCGACGAGGAAGGACCGGATCTGAGCGGCGAGCCGGTCCAACTGCTCGGGGCCGAGGCGGTCCAGATCACGCGGGCCCTTGACCCGGGTCAGCAGGTCCCATCCGTCGCCCACCGCCGCCTCGGGCGGTCGTGCTGCGCGCGGCTGTGTCACCGTGCCTCCTTGCGTTGAACGATCTGGCATACCGGTCCGCCGAGTCTAATGTTCCCGTCGGGGCGGGCGTCATCGGGCGGCGCGTCATTCACCGTACGAGCATCTGTACGCATGCCGGTCACACCTGCCCCGAAAACGCGTCCGGGACACGAACATGCCCGGCACCGGGGCTCCGGTGCCGGGCACGACGTGCGACGACGGCTGTCAGGCGCGACCCGCGGTCTTCTGGGTCTTCCGGGTGACGGCGTCGATGACGACGGTGGCGAGAAGCACACCACCGGTGATCATGTACTGGATCGGCGAGGCGATTCCCTGGAGCGCCAGCCCGTACTGGATCGACGTGATGACGAGTACACCGAGCAGCGCGTTCCAGGTGCGGCCCCGGCCACCGAAGAGGCTGGTGCCACCGATGACGGCCGCCGCGATGGCGTTCATCAGCAGCTCACCGGCGCCTGCGCCCTGGTTGGCGGAGGTGATCTTCGAGGCGATGAAGAGACCGCCGATCGCGGCGAAGGTGCCGGCGATGGAGAAGACCGCGATCCGGACGCCGACGACGCTGATGCCCGCACGGCGGGACGCCTCGACACTGCCGCCGAGCGCGAAGACCTTGCGGCCGAAGCTGGTGCGGCGCAGTACGAAGTCCGTCACCACCAGCACGATCAGGAAGATCAGCACGGCCAGGGGCAGGCCCTTGTACTGGTTGAACATGATCGCAACGGCGAAGGCGAGGACGGCCAGCAGCGCCGTACGGACGATGATCTCGCTCAACGGCCGGGACGGGACACCGGCGGCGGCGCGGCGGCGGTTGTCGAAGAACGACGACAGGAAGAAGCCGGCCACGGCGATCACCGCGAGCGCGTAGGCGGCGGCGACGTCGGTGAAGTAGTAGCCGGTCAGCTTGGCGACCAGGCCCTCGGAGTCCAGGTTGATCGTGCCGTTGTCGCCGAGGATCTGGAGCATGAAGCCGTTCCAGAACAGCAGACCGGCGAGTGTGACGGCGAACGCGGGCACGCCCACGCGGGCGAAGAAGAAGCCGTGGATGGCGCCCGCGGCGGCGCCGGTCAGGATGGCGAGGATCAGCGCGAGCCACTCCGCCATGCCGTGGGTGACGGCGAGGACCGCGAAGGTGGCGCCCGCCACACCGCTGACGGAGCCGACCGACAGGTCGATCTCGCCGAGCAGCAGGACGAAGACGATGCCGACCGCGATCATGCCGGTGCCGACCATGGCGACCGAGATGTCGGAGAGGTTGCCGGCCGTCAGGAAGTTCGAGTTCAGGCTCGTGAAGATCGCCCAGATGATGATCAGGCCGATGACGACGGGTATCGAGCCGAGGTCACCGCCGCGCATCTTGCGCTTGAACTCCGACAGATAACCGGCGAAGCCCTGCTCGCGTACGAGAAGTCGGGGGTCCACCGCGACGGTGGTCGCGCCGGCCGCCGGGGCGGGCGCGTCGTCGGCGGTGCCGACGGGTGCGGAGGTCTTGTCCACGCTCACTTCTTAACCTCCACGTTGCGCGCCGCGCGTCGGGTCACGGCGTTGTCCGTGGCACCGGTGATCGCGGAGATGATGTCTTCCTGCGAAGTGCTGGCGACGTCGAAGAAGCCGTTGTTGCGGCCCAGCCTCAGCACGGCGACCTTGTCGGCGACCGCGCGGACGTCCTCCATGTTGTGGCTGACGAGGATCACGGCGTAACCGCGCTCGCGCAGCCGCTCGACCAGGTCGAGGACCTGGGCGGTCTGCTCGACACCGAGGGCCGCGGTGGGCTCGTCGAGGATCACGAGCCTGGGCTCGCCGAGCATGGACCGGGCGATGGCCACGGTCTGGCGCTGGCCGCCGGAGAGCGAGGCTATCGGGATGCGCACGCTGGGGATGCGGATCGACAGCGTGTTGAGGAGTTCGCGGGCGCGGCGCTCCATCTCGACCTCGTTGAGGACACCCCAGGAGCGCAGCTCCCTGCCGAGGTACAGATTGCCCACGACGTCGAGGTTGTCGCAGAGCGCGAGGTCCTGGTACACCGTCGCCACGCCCAACTCCTGGGCGTCGTGCGGCTTGTTGATCGCGACCGGCCTGCCCTCCCACTCGATGACACCGTCATCGATGGGGTGGACTCCGGCGATCGTCTTGACGAGCGTCGATTTGCCGGCGCCGTTGTCGCCCACGAGGGCGACGACCTGTCCGGCGTGGACCTCAAGCTCTACGTCGGTGAGCGCCTGCACGGCACCGAACCGCTTGGAGACCCCTCGCAACGCCAGCACGGGCGTAGCGGTCACGTAAACCATCTCCTTCGCCGCCTGGCCGGCGGGGATACCGCGCCCGGGGGGTGGGTGGGCGCGGGGGGTCGAGCAGAAGAGAGAAC
This window of the Streptomyces niveus genome carries:
- a CDS encoding sugar ABC transporter permease, producing the protein MSVDKTSAPVGTADDAPAPAAGATTVAVDPRLLVREQGFAGYLSEFKRKMRGGDLGSIPVVIGLIIIWAIFTSLNSNFLTAGNLSDISVAMVGTGMIAVGIVFVLLLGEIDLSVGSVSGVAGATFAVLAVTHGMAEWLALILAILTGAAAGAIHGFFFARVGVPAFAVTLAGLLFWNGFMLQILGDNGTINLDSEGLVAKLTGYYFTDVAAAYALAVIAVAGFFLSSFFDNRRRAAAGVPSRPLSEIIVRTALLAVLAFAVAIMFNQYKGLPLAVLIFLIVLVVTDFVLRRTSFGRKVFALGGSVEASRRAGISVVGVRIAVFSIAGTFAAIGGLFIASKITSANQGAGAGELLMNAIAAAVIGGTSLFGGRGRTWNALLGVLVITSIQYGLALQGIASPIQYMITGGVLLATVVIDAVTRKTQKTAGRA
- the dxs gene encoding 1-deoxy-D-xylulose-5-phosphate synthase, yielding MGDGWDLLTRVKGPRDLDRLGPEQLDRLAAQIRSFLVDAVSKTGGHLGPNLGVVELTIALHRVFDSPKDKVLFDTGHQSYVHKLLTGRQDFSKLKGKGGLSGYPSRAESEHDIIENSHASTVLGWADGLAKANQVLGREDHVVAVIGDGALTGGMAWEALNNIAAAKDRPLVIVVNDNERSYAPTIGGLANHLATLRTTDGYERFLARGKDILERTPVVGRPLYETLHGAKKGLKDFIAPQGMFEDLGLKYVGPIDGHDLEALESALQRAKRFGGPVIIHCLTEKGRGYQPALQDEADRFHAVGKIHPDTGLPIASSGVDWTSVFGEEMVKLGNERADIVAITAAMLQPVGLEKFAKAFPDRVYDVGIAEQHGAVSAAGLATGGLHPVFAVYATFLNRAFDQVLMDVALHDCGVTFVLDRAGITGTDGASHNGMWDMSILQCVPNLRIAAPRDADQVRAQLREAVQVDDAPTVVRFSKGAVGPAVAAVGKVGGMDVLRRPAEGTGGADVLLVSVGALAPMCLEIADLLDKQGISTTVVDPRWVKPVDEALAPLAEGHRVVVTVEDNSRAGGVGSAVAQSLRDAGVDIPLRDFGIPARFLDHASRKELLAEIGLTAPDIARQVTGLVSKIDGRLSGELSAEEIARD
- a CDS encoding amino acid permease; amino-acid sequence: MSTQHDSGPRRNSMFRTKTVEQSIQDTEEPEHALRKSLSALDLTVFGVGVIIGTGIFVLTGAVAKDNAGPATALAFVAAGIVCALAAVCYAEFASTVPVAGSAYTFSYASLGELPAWIIGWDLVLEFALATAVVAVGWSGYVQSLLDNAGWHMPDSLAGTNEETGFGFDLLAFLLVLLLTGILVLGMKLSARVTAVVVAIKVAVVLIVIIAGAFFIDSKNYSPFIPKAQEQPAGAGLDSPLIQLMFGYAPTNFGVMGIFTAASVVFFAFIGFDIVATAAEETKMPQRDMPRGILGSLIICTVLYVAVSIVVTGMQHYTRLTVDAPLADAFKATGHPFYAGVISFGAAVGLTTVCMILLLGQTRVFFAMSRDGLLPRFFSRVHPKFRTPYRSTVLLGVVIAIVAGFTSIEELASLVNIGTLFAFVVVAIGVVILRRTRPDLHRAFRTPLVPWLPALSVLASLWLMLNLPAETWLRFAIWMAVGVVVYFLYGRRNSRLGKSG
- a CDS encoding ATP-binding cassette domain-containing protein, with product MVYVTATPVLALRGVSKRFGAVQALTDVELEVHAGQVVALVGDNGAGKSTLVKTIAGVHPIDDGVIEWEGRPVAINKPHDAQELGVATVYQDLALCDNLDVVGNLYLGRELRSWGVLNEVEMERRARELLNTLSIRIPSVRIPIASLSGGQRQTVAIARSMLGEPRLVILDEPTAALGVEQTAQVLDLVERLRERGYAVILVSHNMEDVRAVADKVAVLRLGRNNGFFDVASTSQEDIISAITGATDNAVTRRAARNVEVKK